In the Nilaparvata lugens isolate BPH unplaced genomic scaffold, ASM1435652v1 scaffold5555, whole genome shotgun sequence genome, aacgatttggctacgttgcagagctagaaaaggatagcgcctTGTCGAATGCTAGACAAGGATGTCAACACCAATggcaatcaaatactgccattataacgtggaccccacaaTAGCCTACGGCTTGTTGACTGTCTAAATAAGTATGATTCAACTCTAGTGTCTGCTGTTTCAGAGCTCTAACGTTCGCGAAATGCTGTACAGTGTTCATTGGTATAGCTTCAACTCAAACCAGAAAAAGATTCTCAACATCTTCCAGGTGCAAACCGAATGTTTATGCTGTCTGCTTCTGGAATTTATAATATCAATCTCAACATGTTTCTACAGGTTTGATTATCACAATATACTCTATAATTAAATAAtggaatgcaatttgaataaatctatTTTAAGAAACAAGAAGCCAGGAGTTTTACGAAAATAGAGAAGTTCTGTATAATACGAAAATACTATTTTacactacaccttttccaactgtatttgagaaagtatcaattgtaattgagaatagtcatttgtatttgagaaaacgtcagatgtaaatgagaatagtcaattgtatttgagaagtcatcacttgtagttgagaatagtgaattttatttgagaaagtatcatttcaatttgagaacatacgatttgaaatcgagaagttgccagttgtaattgggaaatgattttaaaaaaccagtacttccagtacttatatttttcataactgtactcatataaaatatatattaatattgcaatgaaacgtttagtttttgaataaaaattattttcaagccccaaaatccattgaagaattgccgAATTGATTGATCACGAGATAATTCATTGAAGTTCAATTGCGTCGTAAACATAGAGAATTCATCTTCATCAAGTGCtgtttcacaaaatgtttggagacaaaagtcgcgttgccaatacatacatagaaatgatactcattaatcattcgtaaacagtacaggggaaatactttcaccattgaaaatgtaattttcctccatgcaaagcctatgatagtaattggaatactgtgtacgtagtacagtatcctttgctgctcaaatcaaacctgtactgtaggctacagaagagtcacgacatgtcaattggaaaatgttctcattttcaattgatatcttctcatttacatttaaaGATTTCTCAAATagaattcactattctcaattacatgtgatgacttcccaaatacaattgactattctcatctacatctgacattctctcaattacaagtgactattctcgaatacaattgatactttctcaaattaacttgatactttttcaaataaaattggaaaaggtgtagttatattattaatagttGTGATATTTATAGTAGACTATTATTTTACACTtgacactatagtgaggtcgtccacgttataatggcagtatttgattaccaTTGGTGCTCCTTTACCCTTGTCTATAGTTCGACAAAGCACacagcgctatccttttctacctccgcaatgatgccagatcgtatttaaccatttaaaatataattaatcaacaaaatatacaattttaatattgagaaaatcaatcatttaatcattgaaaaataaatttgcttGAATTAATTTAGCCTAGAATCTGAAATTTGCAATATTGGAATGACATTTTTATGATTTACACTttctaattataaaaattattcaagaataattaGCCTTTATGTATTTTTCAGATTATGCAGACTGCTTACTCGGTTTTCAATGTATTTAGCAAAATCAAAACTTGAGAgaaaaacagctgaatattcaaACTTGAAGCAATTATGCTTAGTATTGTCAACACAACATCATAAgatgttgataataataattgatctaagtaataataattgatgaaaaaaacaaatgaagaagcTTCAAATGTAACTAAatagtttcaatttcattgCAAAGTTATCTgttaaatattattctattctgaGGAAAAATTCTTCCGTTGAGTCAAACGTTTTTGCTTTCAGCCAGTTACCTAAAACTCTACTGAATTTTTTCGATGGTAACTTTTTCACACTGCTTGGTAATATATTGTAGAGAAGAATCTGTTgataaataagtgcaatatttttaaagtttttaatttattgtgatacattctgtgattcatttagagtataacatcaaccttcaaaattctcaatttttcaattcaatttttgaattcttggaccgaaaatcaagtgacgaagcagtgtgtgactacataaccttatcttttggacaacattaacattttatcaaaatttttggagagaaatagtacaagctcagcctagtttttcctccaatgtcataatagtattatgattatagtgttttatgcaataaatgaataaataaataaaataaaataaataaattacactGATTGAAATGACATAGCctatgtaaaattattgttcttcaatttgattataatgaatttgaaatgaactcACAAATAAATTCAAGAGGTTGTTGAATTAATACCCTTCGTTCTGGAAAAACAGAGGCTAcagaaatgaaaagaaaattaataaaattaaaaaaaaaaacatatctTGActgtatattatacattataattCTAAGGTAAAAACACTTTTATGCCAAATTAgcagaaaatgttatttattgaattaataatacatggGTATTAGatgttgtatattttttgttagTATATTTGATGTTCAAGTTTATTTGTATAAGTGTATTAAAACGCATTTGGGtacaaaaatttaaaaagttaCGATTTAAAATGAGCTATATTATGAGAGAtacaattaaatatttattcatataaatatacattttaACAGGCATTCGTCCAAAACTGCGAAAAACCTTCATTTAGAATaaacagtctagaggttatgtagctaTTGTTTTAGGAATATGAACAATGTGGATGAAAATTACCTGAATATGGAAAAAATTCTCAGTCTGAGATTCAGGTTTGAAGTTCACAAAATTGTAGCCTGACTGCAGATTCAAGATCGACAGTAAAATTGTCATCAGCCACTCGACTCTATTCTACAAATTCAAAATCCATTCCAAGTGCTCCTGAAAATAATGAGAATGTATTAGACTTCTGTCAGCAGAATCACATATTGTACGAGtaaggaaaataattatcagaTAGAGCTAATTACATGCAAAATCATGGAGTGTCAATTAGGTCTATTATCATCATTACAGCGAGATAAGTTAGTTGGACAGGGGAtaaaatactattttttattcaattcagttttATGATTTATCTTTTTTTGAGAAGTTTCTACTTTTTAATTGAATACATCGTGTCTTGAgctcaagaatcaagaattttatttgccgaaaaactttacaaaaaagcAATAAGTATCGTCAAACAATGAAactatttataatacaataattataatacaacatCTGTCTTAAGTTACATATAGTTGAAACAGTTTACATTTAAATATCATAAAATTTACAAGTTCATTATACTTATAGTCTAGTTGAAATAGCCTATGTCATTGTGTATCAGTACCATACCATCAAGATTGCAATCATTTCTCATCAACCCATATCAGATACCTCGCATTGCAAAAATTCTTCCGTTGAGTCGAACTTTTTTGCTTTCAGCCAGTTACCTAATACTCTACTGAATTTTTTCGATGGTAACTTTTTCACACTGCTTGGCAATTTATTGTAGAGAAGAATCTGTTGATACCTATGGCTTTTAATAGATTTGTGCTGTCGAACCCTAGGTCTCACAACGTGCTCCTTTTGTCGTGTATTATAAGAGCTCAATATTAGAGGTCGTAGTGTGATTACAGATCATAGGTTGTGATTAAAAATGAGGGACATCCCTTCAActactaataaaataatgacTAGAATATTTAATCATACAAGTGTTGCCAGCTTATATTGTGAATCCCTTGAATTATTATCACACTTTTTCTATGAGAAAACACATTTACCTTGGGAGGCCATGAGAAACTAGGTCCTTGATGGTCACGATATATCCATGATAAGAAACGTCCATTCCAAACAAATAATAGGTACGAGCCTGAAAAGAAAAGCAGATGGTTTGAAATTTTACCCtacaagaaaaaaatgtataatacaattttttcacCATTTATTTGTCTCAGATAGAGCTAATGAGATAATCATAAATGTTCACACATATACATTTAACATCATAGACAAATTCATACAAATGGTGCAAGAGaaatattgaagagattttgtcaaaattcaatatcaatatttgagTAGAGTACAATCTCTGGAAAATATCCTGAATAATTGACCaaacgcagtgaggtctatgttctaactcggattttctttcgtctgtctgtatgtatgtaacgcatttacggccaaacgcgttgatagaattctatcaagatttggcaggaatattaattttttaactgcgcgtca is a window encoding:
- the LOC120356026 gene encoding uncharacterized protein LOC120356026, translated to MDLLMTVEGMKFCLILAVELLHIFCFTYCGSMLIDESSNVREMLYSVHWYSFNSNQKKILNIFQVQTECLCCLLLEFIISISTCFYRLCRLLTRFSMYLAKSKLERKTAEYSNLKQLCLVLSTQHHKILFV